The Mycobacterium seoulense genomic interval TCACGCCCCAGTGCGCCGCCAGCGTCTCCAATCGCAGGTTGTCGATGCCGAGGTCCAACCGCCGGGCCAGCTCGACCGTGCACATGACGGAGTCGATGGGCAGTTCGGCCTCGGCGAGTTCGGCTTCCGCGGCCAGGAACGAGTAGTCGAACGCGACGTTGTGGGCCACCAGGGTGCGGCCGTCCAGCACCTTGACCACGTCGTCGACGACGTCGGTGAACTGCGGCTGGTCTTCCAGCATCGCGGCGGTCAGGCCGTGCACGTGGGTGGGACCCGGATCCACGCCGGGGTTGAGCAGGCTGACGACCGACTGCTCGACGCGGCCGTCGGAATCGAGGCCGAGCACCGCCAGGCTGATGACGCGCGCCTGGCCCGGACGAAAGCCCGAGGTCTCGACGTCGATGACGGCCCAGCCCCCGACCGGCTCGCTGGCCGGCCGACCCCAGGACACGCCGTTCATGACTTGAGGATGGCACGTCGGACCGACATCGCCGGGTCGCTACGCTGCCGTGTCGGTCGGTAATCTGCCCGGGTGATCACCACCCGCGCCCGCCTGGCCCTCGCCGCGGGAGCGGGCGCGCGCTGGGCGTCGCGGGTGACCGGCCGCGGGGCCGGGGCGATGATCGGCGGCCTGGTCGCGATGACCCTGGACCGCTCGGTGCTTGGCCAGCTCGCAGCCGGCCGGCGCACCGTCGTGGTCACGGGCACCAACGGCAAGTCGACCACCACGCGGATGACCGCCGCCGCGCTGGGCACGCTGGGATCGGTGGCCACCAACGCCGAGGGCGCCAACATGGACGCCGGGCTGGTGGCCGCGCTGGCGGCGAACCGCGAGGCGCCGCTGGCGGCCCTGGAGGTCGACGAGATGCACGTGCCACACGTCTCGGACGCGGTCGAGCCCGCCGTCGTCGTGCTGCTCAACCTGTCGCGCGACCAGCTGGACCGCGTCGGCGAGATCAACGTCATCGAACGCACGCTGCGAGCCGGGCTGGCGCGCCACCCGAAGGCGGTCGTCGTCGCCAACTGCGACGACGTGCTCATGACGTCGGCGGCCTACGACAGCCCGAACGTGGTGTGGGTGGCCGCGGGCGGCTCCTGGGCGAACGACTCGGTCAGCTGCCCGCGCAGCGGCGAGGTCATCGTCCGCGAGAAGGGCCACTGGTATTCCACCGGCGCCGACTTCAAGCGGCCCAGCCCCCAGTGGTGGTTCGACGACGAGACGCTGTACGGGCCCGACGGGCTGGCCCTGCCGATGCGGTTGGCGCTGCCGGGGGCGGTCAACCGCGGCAACGCCGCCCAGGCCGTCGCGGCCGCCGTCGCCCTGGGTGCCGACCCGGTCCGGGCCCTCGCGGCCGCCAGCCGAGTCGACGAGGTGGCCGGGCGCTACCGGACCGTCCGGATCGGCGACCACCAGGCGCGGATCCTGCTGGCCAAGAACCCGGCCGGCTGGCAGGAGGCGCTGTCGATGGTCGACAAGCACGCGGCCGGGGTGGTGATCTCGGTGAACGGGCAGGTGCCCGACGGCGAGGACCTGTCCTGGCTGTGGGACGTGCAGTTCGAACACTTCGACAAGACCGCGGTGGTGGCGGCCGGCGAGCGGGGCACCGACCTCGCGGTGCGGCTCGGGTATGCGGGTGTCGACCACACCCTGGTGCACGACACCGTGGCCGCCATCGCGTCCTGCCCGCCGGGTCGGGTCGAGGTCGTCGCCAACTACACCGCGTTCCTCCAGCTGCAACGGGCGTTGGCGCGTCATGGCTGACTCGACCGTGCGCATCGGGCTGGTGCTGCCCGACGTCATGGGCACCTACGGCGACGGCGGCAACGCGCTGGTGCTGCGCCAGCGGCTGCGGCTGCGGGGCATCGCCGCGGAGATCGTCGAGATCACGCTGGCCGACCCGGTGCCGGACTCGCTGGACCTCTACACGCTGGGCGGGGCCGAGGACTACGCGCAGCGGTTGGCCACCAAGCACCTGATCAAGCACCCGGGGCTGCAGCGCGCCGCGGAACGCGGCGCGCCCGTGCTGGCGATCTGCGCGGCGGTCCAGGTGCTCGGCCAGTGGTATGAGACATCGGCGGGTGAACGGGTCGACGGCGTGGGCCTGCTCGATGCGACCACCTCGCCGCAGGAGGCCCGCACCATCGGGGAGCTGATCACCAAGCCGCTGCTGCCCGGGCTGACCCAACGGCTCACCGGTTTCGAGAACCACCGGGGCGGCACCGTGCTCGGCCCCGCCGCGTCCCCGCTGGGTGCGGTGGTCAAGGGCGCGGGCAACCGGGCGGGCGACGGCTACGACGGCGCGGTGCAGGGCAGCGTCGTCGCCACCTACATGCACGGGCCGTGCCTGGCCCGCAACCCCGAGCTGGCCGACCTGCTGCTGGGCCAGGTGGTCGGTGGGCTGGCACCATTGAACCTGCCAGAGGTGGAGTTGCTGCGCCGGGAGCGATTGGCGGCGCGCTGACGTGAGGAAAGACATCGCGAGAAGCAGCCGGCCGGGGTGGGCGGGCGGCGGCGCCCTGCTGGTCGCGGCCGCATTGATTACGCCGGTGCCCGCGCACGCCGCCCCGGAAGTGCCGAGCGGTCGGTACACCGTGCTCTATACCGACAGCGACAAGTCGACCAATTGGCTGTTCGCCCCGTGCGGGTCGGACTGCACGCTGGCGACCTCGCAGGACGGCGGGACGTTCGTCATCAGCTGGGAGTTCGACCTCGCGAACGGACGCTGGACCCACAGCGGCGCGACGCGGGCGCCGTGCGCGAACGGAGCCTCGGTCCCGGCAACCGTCGACTACAGCTTCGACGCCGTGTCGCTTGCCGGTGAGGGCCGGACGACCACGTCGGACGGGTGTGGAGGTCCAGGCTCGACCGTCACCCGGCCGTTCCGATTAATCAAGTCCTGAGCGACCTCAGACCATCGCCCGGCGGCCGGCGAGCGCGCGGCCCAGCGTCAGCTCGTCGGCGAACTCCAGGTCGCCGCCCATCGGCAGCCCGGAGGCGATCCGCGTCACGGTCAGGCCGGGGATGTCACGCAACATCCGGACCAGATAGGTGGCGGTCGCCTCGCCCTCGGTGTTGGGGTCGGTGGCGATGATCACCTCGGCGATGTCGACGTCGTCGACCCGCTCCCCGATCCGGCTGAGCAGCTCGCGGATCCGCAGCTGATCGGGCCCCACCCCCGACAGCGGATCCAGGGCGCCGCCCAGCACGTGGTAGCGGCCCCGGAACTCGCGGGTGCGCTCGACGGCCTGGACATCCTTCGGCTCCTCGACGACGCACACCAGCGAGCCGTCCCGGCGGGGGTCCGAGCAGATCCGGCACCGCTCGTTGTCGGAGACGTTGCCGCACACCGCGCAGAACCGGACGCCGTCGCGGACCTTCCCCAGCGCCGCGGTCAGGCGGTCGATGTCCGGGGGCTCGACGGACAACAGGTGAAAGGCGATGCGTTGCGCGCTCTTGGGCCCGATACCCGGCAGCTTGCCGAGCTCGTCGATCAAATCCTGGACGGGTCCTTCAAACATGTCGGCGGAGGATCTAGAGCCCCGGCGCCGGGGCCGGGGGCTGGCCCGGGGGCGGCCCGCCGAGTCCGCCGGCCAGCGCGCCGAGCCGCTCCTGCGCCATCCGGGTGACCTGCTTCGACGCGTCGGCCATGGCACCGACGATCAAGTCCTGCAGCGTCTCGACGTCGCCGGGGTCGACCACCTGGGGATCGATCCGCACCGCGACCACCTCGCCGCTGCCTTTCACCGTCACCTTGACCAAGCCACCGCCGGCCTGTCCGTGCACCTCGGCGTTGGCGAGGTGTTGCTGGGCTTCCATCAACTTCTGCTGCATCTGCTGCGCCTGGGCCAGCAGCGCCGACATGTCGCCTCCAGGTTGCATGACAGTCCCCTCGCATCTTGGTCTCGAGTTGGTTTCGCCTGCGTGTGTCCGGCGATTCGAAACACCCAGCGTAGACCGCGCGAGGCTACCTTTGCGCCGTGGACCTACGAGTGAGCAGGCGTGTCGGCGTCAGGTTGGTCATGGGTGTGCTGGTCGCCGCGTCGGCGGCGATCACCCCGGCCGCGGTCCCGGCCGCATGGGGCGTCCCCTCCAACATCGCCGGCATGGTGGTTTTCATCGATCCCGGCCACAACGGCTCCAACGACGCCTCGATCAGCCGTCAGGTGCCCACCGGCCGCGGCGGCACCAAGGACTGCCAGGCGAGCGGGACGTCGACCAACAGCGGCTATCAGGAACACACCTTCACCTGGGACACCGCGCTGCGGGTCCGTGCGGAGTTGAACGCCCTGGGCGTCCGGACCGCCATGGCGCGCGGCAACGACACCGGGCTGGGGCCGTGCGTCGACGAGCGCGCCAACATGGCCAACGCGCTGCACCCCAACGCGGTCCTGAGCATCCACGCCGACGGCGGCCCGGCGTCGGGCCGGGGATTCCACGTCAACTACTCGGCCCCGCCGCTGAACCAGGTGCAGGCGGGCCCGTCGGTGCAGTACGCCCGGATCATGCGCGACCAGATGCAGGCCTCCGGGATTCCGCCGGCCAACTACATCGGCCAGAACGGGCTGTACGGTCGCTCGGACCTGGCCGGGCTGAACCTGGCACAGTACCCGTCGATCCTGGTCGAGTGCGGCAACATGAAGAACCCCGCGGATTCGGCGTTGATGGAATCGGCCGAGGGCAGGCAGAAGTACGCCGACGCGATGGTCCGCGGCGTCGCGGGTTTCCTGGCCTCGCAGGGCCAGGCGCGCTAACCCGCCACCAGCGCCCGGCACGCGCCGGCGCCACCGCGGAGGCTGCTCCGCCGGGCCGTGACCCCCATCGTGGTTTACCGCACAGCTAACACACTGGTCACTTCGGAAAATTTGCCTCAAGGCGGCGCGCGCCAACGAGACCTTGGGTATCGTCTGTTCCACGCATGTCGAGTTGCGGGGTGGGAGAACCGATGATCGACCCGTCGACAACGACAACGCCGACTTGTTCGTTTCGGCCGACGACAACCGGCGCGGGACGACGTGCGGCGGGCCTTCGCCGAAGTCTCAACCAACTGCCGGATGGTCGAGAGCGCAACCATTCGCGCTGCATCTCCGCTCCGCCCGGCAAAGTAGCGAGAGCGGCCACGCTGGCGCCGCCGTCGACTCATACGCCTTTGAGGCGGGCGAAGTCGGATGAGGTTTGAGGGCCGGAAACACCTACTGACGGGGCGACAATCAAATGTCCCGCCTTCACGAAAGTCTGGTCACTTCCGCACCGAATGGCGACCCAGCCTATTGGCGAATATCGGGAAATCAGTCATTCCAGATTTGCCTAGGCGAGCAATCAGCAAAGCGCCGCGAGAGCTGGCACCACCCAGGGCCGATTTTTTCGAGGCGGACCGCCACGTGTTCCACGCAGCGATTGCTTATTCGGACCTCGAGCCGAACTCTGAATATGTGTTTGCGCTGGTAGAGCCCGGGATTACACCCCATCAGCTCCGTAATCGATCAATTGGAATGGGCACCGGTATCACGCCCAACACCCGACGTTTCCGGCCGCAACCAATTGTCGAAGATGCGCTGACTCGACCAGGCGGTCCCATCAGCAAATTCGAAATCAAACGCGCTTACCGCCCCGCCGGATAAGAAGAGGTAACGGCCGTGGACAAAGCAACCCTCACTTCCACCGCTGTCATCGGCATGGCTTGTCGACTGCCGGGGGGCATCGACTCCCCTGAGCGGCTGTGGGAGGCGTTGGTACGCGGGGATGACCTGGTCACCGAGGTCCCGCCGGACCGCTGGGACGCCGAGGAATATTACGACCCTCAGCCGGGTGTGCCGGGTCGATCGGTGACGAAGTGGGGCGGGTTCCTCGATGACGTCGCCGGCTTCGATTGCGAATTCTTCGGGATCAACGAGCGCGAGGCCACCGCGATCGACCCCCAGCACCGGTTGCTGCTGGAAACCTCCTGGGAGGCCATCGAGCACGCCGGCCTGACTCCGGCGACCATGGCCGACTCGCTCACCGGTGTGTTCGTGGGTCTGACGCACGGCGACTATCAACTGCTGGCCGCCGATGCGAACGCCGTGGAGGCGCCGTATGGATTCACCGGCAGCAGCTTCAGCCTGGCATCCGGGCGGATCGCGTACGCCTTGGGCATCCACGGTCCCGCGCTCACGGTGGACACCGCATGCTCGTCCGGTCTGACCGCAGTGCACCTGGCCTGTCACAGCCTGAGCGACGGTGAAAGCGACCTCGCCCTGGCGGGTGGCGCCGCGGTGATCCTGGATCCGCGGAAGTTCGTCGCAGGTTCCGCGGAAGGCATGCTGTCTCCCACCGGGCGGTGCCACGCGTTCGACGTCGCGGCTGACGGGTTCGTGTCTGCCGAGGGCTGCGTCGTGGTGTTACTCAAGCGTTTGTCCGACGCGCTGCGCGACGGCGATCGGATCCTGGCCGTCATCCGCGGCAGTGCCGCCAACCAGGACGGCCACACCGTCAACATCGCCACACCCTCGGTCGAGGCGCAGACCGCGGTGTACAAGGCGGCGTTGGCCGCGGCAGGCGTCGACGCCCGCAGCGTCGGCATGGTCGAGGCGCACGGCACCGGCACGCCCGTCGGCGACCCGGTCGAATACGCCAGCCTCGCCGCCGTCTACGGCAGCGACGGCCCCTGCGCGCTGGCAACGGTGAAGACCAACCTGGGGCATGCCCAGTCGGCCGCGGGAGCGCTCGGGCTGATGAAAACGATCCTGGCCCTCCAGCACGGCATGATTCCGCAAAATCTGCACTTCACCCGGCTGCCCGACCAAATGGCCCCAATAAGAACCGAACTCTTTGTGCCACAGACGATTACACCGTGGCCGACCAATGGTCACCATCCCCGACGCGCGGCGGTGTCGTCGTACGGACTTTCGGGAACAAACGCACACGCCATCGTGGAGCAAGCCCCCGCGCAGGCTCCCGAATCCGCTGTGCCCGAAGCCATCCCAGCCGAGTCGGGGACCGCGACACCTCTGCTGTTCCCGCTGTCGTCCACCTCAGCCGACGAATTGCGCCGCACCGCCGGCCGTCTGGCCGACTGGGTGGCGGCGCACGAGGAGGTGGCCTTGACTGATCTGGCCTACACCCTGGCGCGTCGGCGCGCGCACCGCCCGGTGCGCACCGCCGTCATTGCGAGTAGCCGGCCGGAGCTCACCCAGGCTTTGCGCGAGGTCGCCGACGGCGACACTCCGTATCAGGCCGCGGCCGGGCAGGATGACCGCGGACCGGTCTGGGTGTTCTCGGGACAAGGTTCGCAGTGGGCTCAAATGGGAGCTGAGCTGCTGGCGACCGAACCGGTGTTCGCCGCGACCGTCGCGGCCGCCGAGCCACTGATCGCCCACGAGTCCGGATTCTCGGTGACCCAGGCGATGACCGCCCCGCAGTCCGTGACCGGTATCGACCGGATTCAAC includes:
- a CDS encoding Mur ligase family protein, with product MITTRARLALAAGAGARWASRVTGRGAGAMIGGLVAMTLDRSVLGQLAAGRRTVVVTGTNGKSTTTRMTAAALGTLGSVATNAEGANMDAGLVAALAANREAPLAALEVDEMHVPHVSDAVEPAVVVLLNLSRDQLDRVGEINVIERTLRAGLARHPKAVVVANCDDVLMTSAAYDSPNVVWVAAGGSWANDSVSCPRSGEVIVREKGHWYSTGADFKRPSPQWWFDDETLYGPDGLALPMRLALPGAVNRGNAAQAVAAAVALGADPVRALAAASRVDEVAGRYRTVRIGDHQARILLAKNPAGWQEALSMVDKHAAGVVISVNGQVPDGEDLSWLWDVQFEHFDKTAVVAAGERGTDLAVRLGYAGVDHTLVHDTVAAIASCPPGRVEVVANYTAFLQLQRALARHG
- the recR gene encoding recombination mediator RecR, which translates into the protein MFEGPVQDLIDELGKLPGIGPKSAQRIAFHLLSVEPPDIDRLTAALGKVRDGVRFCAVCGNVSDNERCRICSDPRRDGSLVCVVEEPKDVQAVERTREFRGRYHVLGGALDPLSGVGPDQLRIRELLSRIGERVDDVDIAEVIIATDPNTEGEATATYLVRMLRDIPGLTVTRIASGLPMGGDLEFADELTLGRALAGRRAMV
- a CDS encoding Rv3717 family N-acetylmuramoyl-L-alanine amidase, with protein sequence MDLRVSRRVGVRLVMGVLVAASAAITPAAVPAAWGVPSNIAGMVVFIDPGHNGSNDASISRQVPTGRGGTKDCQASGTSTNSGYQEHTFTWDTALRVRAELNALGVRTAMARGNDTGLGPCVDERANMANALHPNAVLSIHADGGPASGRGFHVNYSAPPLNQVQAGPSVQYARIMRDQMQASGIPPANYIGQNGLYGRSDLAGLNLAQYPSILVECGNMKNPADSALMESAEGRQKYADAMVRGVAGFLASQGQAR
- a CDS encoding YbaB/EbfC family nucleoid-associated protein, whose amino-acid sequence is MQPGGDMSALLAQAQQMQQKLMEAQQHLANAEVHGQAGGGLVKVTVKGSGEVVAVRIDPQVVDPGDVETLQDLIVGAMADASKQVTRMAQERLGALAGGLGGPPPGQPPAPAPGL
- a CDS encoding type 1 glutamine amidotransferase, with protein sequence MADSTVRIGLVLPDVMGTYGDGGNALVLRQRLRLRGIAAEIVEITLADPVPDSLDLYTLGGAEDYAQRLATKHLIKHPGLQRAAERGAPVLAICAAVQVLGQWYETSAGERVDGVGLLDATTSPQEARTIGELITKPLLPGLTQRLTGFENHRGGTVLGPAASPLGAVVKGAGNRAGDGYDGAVQGSVVATYMHGPCLARNPELADLLLGQVVGGLAPLNLPEVELLRRERLAAR